The following are from one region of the Phyllostomus discolor isolate MPI-MPIP mPhyDis1 chromosome 9, mPhyDis1.pri.v3, whole genome shotgun sequence genome:
- the ZNF334 gene encoding zinc finger protein 334 → MQCAVNFMENAECNTRADVEKIRNAALEQGSVLFEDVSVDFTQEEWRLLDSAQRRLYRDVMLENYRHLASLEVQKASNRKERSQENEDKYSRQASFSNNKTLTKERSKTSGMATNPMPSRKMSHRRDSFGTSLKSVSELIISNRIHVIKKPDDFKGCGFLDTVHDKTHTANKSCEDDQKKKSHSQNDAFVQHQKNLALEQLLQYDNCGKASHKNTAFVTYKRTQTGEKPSEGNKYRTAFKQKFKFSACLRTLREQKPRESSKNGKSSRLKSKRAPQRTHRREKHPDEYDESGKSCKKSNLTEHQRMHTGGKPDDSHENEGALQKSGPAQNERTHTGEKVYHCDTRGKSCHDKSGLTRHQEGQTTEKPSECNDGEEAIKKSLLTQTQRINRGEKSCEGGKCEKSSRETSKLCQHQRTHLRRSTDEGSGSGRALSSKSDLAQDQSVPKRKKTYDCNQCAKGFRKKTDLTQHQSTHTGKKPYECNECGKSFFVKSNLTEHQRTHTGEKPYECNECGKSFCQKSALTVHQRTHTGEKPYKCHECGKTFCVKSNLTQHQRTHTGEKPYKCNECSRSFCVKSNLVVHQRTHTGEKPYKCPECGKTFYEKSALTKHQRIHTGEKPYECHECKKTFSQRSALTKHQRKTHKKKTPISTLHGQKPASTSQT, encoded by the exons GGATCGGTGTTGTTCGAGGACGTGTCCGTGGACTTCACCCAGGAGGAGTGGCGGCTGCTGGACTCTGCCCAGAGGCGCCTGTACAGggatgtgatgctggagaactacAGGCACCTGGCGTCCCTGG aaGTCCAGAAAGCCAGTaacaggaaagagagaagccaagaaaatgaagataagtaTTCAAGGCAAGCTTCattcagcaacaacaaaacactgactaaggaaagaagtaaaacctCAGGGATGGCCACAAACCCAATGCCTTCAAGAAAAATGTCCCACAGACGTGACTCATTTGGCACAAGCTTGAAAAGTGTTTCAGAATTAATTATCAGTAACAGAATCCATGTGATAAAAAAGCCTGATGATTTCAAGGGATGTGGATTCCTTGATACTGTGCATGATAAAACTCACACAGCGAACAAGTCCTGTGAGGATGATCAGAAGAAGAAATCCCACAGTCAGAACGATGCCTTTGTTCAGCATCAGAAGAATTTGGCTTTGGAGCAACTCCTTCAATACGATAATTGTGGGAAAGCCTCTCACAAAAACACAGCCTTTGTTACATACAAGAGAACTCAGACGGGAGAGAAACCTTCTGAAGGTAATAAATACAGAACAGCCTTCAAGCAAAAGTTCAAGTTCAGTGCTTGTCTTAGGACCCTGAGGGAACAGAAGCCACGTGAATCCAGTAAAAATGGGAAATCCTCACGCCTGAAGTCGAAACGTGCACCTCAGAGAACTCACAGAAGGGAGAAACACCCTGATGAATATGATGAGTCGGGGAAATCCTGCAAGAAGTCGAACCTTACTGAGCATCAGAGAATGCACACAGGAGGGAAACCTGATGACTCTCATGAAAACGAGGGAGCCTTGCAGAAGTCAGGCCCCGCTCAGAATGAGAGgactcacacaggagagaaagtCTACCACTGTGATACACGTGGGAAATCCTGCCATGACAAGTCAGGCCTCACTCGACATCAGGAAGGTCAGACAACGGAAAAACCCAGTGAGTGTAATGACGGTGAGGAAGCCATAAAGAAGTCACTCCTCACTCAGACCCAGAGAATTAACAGAGGAGAGAAAAGCTGCGAAGGTGGTAAGTGTGAGAAATCCTCCCGCGAGACGTCGAAACTCTGTCAGCACCAGAGAACGCACTTGAGGAGGAGCACCGATGAGGGCAGCGGGAGTGGGAGGGCCTTAAGTAGCAAGTCAGACCTCGCTCAAGATCAGAGCgttcccaaaagaaagaaaacctatgACTGTAACCAATGCGCAAAAGGCTTCCGCAAGAAAACGGACCTCACTCAACATCAGAGCACGCACACGGGGAAAAAACCCTATGAGTGTAACGAATGTGGGAAGTCCTTCTTTGTGAAGTCCAACCTCACGGAGCATCAGAGAACCCACACAGGAGAAAAGCCATACGAATGTAACGAGTGCGGAAAATCCTTCTGCCAGAAGTCAGCCCTCACGGTGCACCAGAGaactcacacaggagagaaaccgtATAAATGTCATGAGTGTGGGAAGACCTTCTGTGTGAAATCGAACCTTACTCAGCATCAAAGGacccacacaggagagaaaccctacaagTGTAACGAATGCTCTAGATCTTTCTGCGTGAAGTCCAACCTTGTTGTACATCAGAGAACTCATACGGGAGAGAAACCCTACAAGTGTCCTGAATGTGGGAAGACGTTCTATGAAAAGTCGGCACTCACGAAACACCAGAGAATTCACACGGGGGAAAAGCCCTATGAGTGTCATGAATGTAAAAAGACCTTCAGCCAGAGGTCAGCCCTCACCAAACATCAAAGGAAAACACACAAGAAGAAAACTCCCATCAGCACTCTCCATGGGCAGAAGCCGGCATCTACAAGTCAAACCTAA